GAAGCGAGCCTTTGTCAACGCGCTGGACCAAGCCAAGCGCACGGTGCACCCGGATCTGGTGATCGCGACCCGGCGCCACGCCGAGATCCTCGGGCCTGATGGCAACAGCACACGCTTCGAGAACATCTCCATCTATAACTACTTTGTGTGGAGCCATTACTACTCCGTCGGCAAGACGTTCCTTGGCGCCGGCCAACCCAGTTTCGGAGGGGTGGATTTCTCCCATGAGGGTCCCGGGTTCGTCACTTGGCACCGGTACCACCTGCTCCAGCTGGAACGAGACATGCAAGTAAGCCAACGGGCCGCATTCGCATGTGTTGGTTCCACTTTGACGGGTTTCACCACTCAGGGAAATCTGATTTAGGCATGCAAATCTCATGGTTTGGCCTTCAAAACAAATTAGACGTAGCGGTTTGTAATGAAACTCATCTAAACcacatactaaaaaaaaaaaggatacatgGGCTGCTTTGAAATTCTTTTGACTTTAATTCATGAAACTCAGTGAAAACAAGCAAGCAAATAATtctatattgtttatattttgttatttttgaaaaactaCTTACAGCAACAGCTTTCGGTTAAGGGGATAAAGCCTAGAGTTTAGGATTATCAAGACTTTGGGGCGATCTCGGCACTGTACCGCACTAgaatatcctcctgactaccagtagttcaaatttgtcctctgtataGGACATTTGTGAATCTAAATATCTCCCCGTTATATCATTTTGtgctctaaagaggacattcagtgctttctaaggataccaaatttgtagggggtGGGGCTTTGTTACTTTGACTTCTCAAtagaagaaaatggcttccctccgtgcaagcactttttatgggaagaggaaaagtaataccggtactttttatcaaacacattttgtcttgaaatgctgttggcattttatttatgagactcgttaaagtgttgtttgagttgtttcaagtgtcacgttgtgcgcgaagcgataggataattgcttcgtgcacaacaaaaataaggaagtggatccccgaaatgcagacaccaaacaaggtctccgtagcaaaagggtttaatatacaaaaattcacaccgacaaagtagtaacataaagtgctggtcaaaacaaggaccagagggcacaaaaaacgaataacaaaaagcgcttgcacaaaaggcaagggggaaaataagaatcgcgaaggcaaacaaaaaacaatgtaaccactacacgcaagcgagagccaaatcacaaacaaagaaccatacttacaaaatactgagcaccgagagttcaaaaagcgaaacacgatgaggtctgtagcaatagcagtcaatgagcaaggaagtgGCAAGGAAGTGGCAAGGAAGTGGCAAGGAAGTGGCAAGGAAGTGGCAAGGAAGTGGCAAGGAAGTGGCAAGGAAGTGGCAAGGAAGTGGCAAGGAAGTGGCAAGGAAGTGGCAAGGAAGTGGCAAGGCGAaatacaatactccagcgacataTGCATATcggagggctccttaaatacagagtgggactaatcatagattggctgcaggtgtgcacagaagtacgctaatgccacctgctggccagactgaaacataaccgtgacattaagtgtatttgagccgagtattcaagtgtttaaaacATGTCCTCTGTAGTGGAATTTCAACAATTTCTTGGagtattcaagtgtttaaaacATGTCCTATGTAGTGGAATTTCAacaatttcttttggagtagtccaattacttcacatagattggggaatttcaaaataaatgtgattggacaacatttttttttcctggtagtcaggaggctaTAGATGCACCCCCGACACTTTGACACTTTTccttctcactctgcccacgttcacttttttttttaaacaagccttGCGGCGCCGTGTCAGTTTTGTAGGAAATGTTGCAGCTACTAAAAAATAGATGGCAGGCCGtagtttgaactttgaggttcATTCCATTTGAAGTGAAATACTTTGATATGCTAGCGTGTCCTACTTGGAgaacaaattcttttttttcggggtgtactcggagtaaaaaaaaaaaaaaggctaacagCTAATTTGCAACCAGTCTCTGAGTCTGTCTGTTGCTTTCCGTTTGGTACAAAACCCACCAGGACATGCTGCAAGAGCCCACGTTCGCCCTGCCCTACTGGAACTTTGCCATCGGCGGCAGCACgtgcgacatttgcacagatGACCTGATGGGAGCCCGGAGCAGCTTCGACGCCGACTCGCTCAGTCCCAACTCCGTCTTTTCTCAGTGGCGGGTCATCTGCGAGAGCGTGGCCGACTATGACACTCTGGGAACCATCTGCAACAGTAAGGCCGTTGGTCCTCGCCGACCTTACCGCGAGACTTTCCGCTCGTATTATGCGTCTCCTCGCAGGCACCGAGACGTCTCCGATAAGAAGGAACCCGGGGGGCAACGTCAATAGACCGATGGTCCAGCGTCTCCCGGAACCTCAGGATGTGGCCGACTGTCTGCAAGTCAGCACTTTTGATACGGCGCCGTTCTACTCCACTTCCTCGGAAAGCTTCAGAAACACCATAGAAGGTGAGCCTGCCGGTGGCATTTCCATCGGTTTTGAATGGAGggctggcaaaaaaaagttcaggaaGCACTCCTGGAATGCGCAAAGAGGCCTGAATGTTGTTAAAGATTCCAGGTTCCACATTGGGGGTTGTAGCGCCACCTTTTGGCAAACACCCATATGACCATTCCAGTGCCTTTTCCCCAATTGAATTTCTTCTGATTGGttacaactaaaaaaaaaacggtgccaTCTTTAGGCTTGGCATTCTTTGCTTTGTTGGGTTTCCACTTGAAAGATTTTAATCagtcatacattaaaaaaaaaatttaatttgaatCGCTGTGCCTTTTCcgcaaatcagcatgtattgtattgtattgtattgtaaatgatttttttccaccgTCTGATTGGCTCAAATTAAAAACCTACCTCGATTTGGTTTGGAACACCACCTTTTGCTTTGTCAagcctgtatgtgtgttcccAAAGGATTTTAAATAGTGTTccttaaactcattcagtaccagccaattctagaccaagtctgaaaagacgtttaaatacgtctttgggagtgaatgagttaagagtaaAGGTCAAAGTAAGGTCAAGTTTTAAAGTTGGATCACCATTTATAAAAATGGTgtgttaaaatgtttaaaaaaaaaggagttcgGATTTCAAAGTAGACTGTATTTTGTGGGGTTTAGGCTATAGTGCCCCCCAGGGGAACTATGACCCCGCAGTAAGGAGCCTCCATAACCTGGCCCACTTGTTCCTGAACGGCACCGGGGGCCAGACCCACCTTTCGCCCAACGACCCCATCTTCGTCCTGCTCCACACCTACACGGACGCTATCTTCGACGAGTGGCTGCGGAGACACAGCCCAGGTACGTTTTGGCGACACGAAATGCTTAGTTAGCGCTCTCTCGTCAACACCGAGGACGACGTTGGACATTTTTGGCAGGGTCGGCTGTGTATCCTGACCAAAATGCCCCAATTGGTCATAACCGGGGCTACAATATGGTTCCTTTCTGGCCTCCTGTGACCAATGCCGAGATGTtcgtgaccgcccccgaaaacctCGGCTACTCTTACGAAGCCGAATGGCCAGGTATGCAAAAGCCACTTAATTTTTATGACTGCTGTTCTGAGCCCAGCTTTTTCTCAAGGTCAACCTTTCACGCTGACTGAAATGATCACGATGGGCATCATCGCCGCCCTGGTGGTTGTCGGCGCCATCTTCGTGGCCACCACTTGTGCCGTACGCGCCCGGTCCCGTAAGGTGGAGGGATTCCAGCCGCTGCTTGGGGATCAGTACCAGCGGTACGATGACGGCAAAAGCCAGTCAGCCCTCTGAGCTCAGGCTTCACCCACATGCCTCATAATCAAATTACTTTAACTTTAAGACCATTCAAAaccaagtcaacaagtcaagtcaagtcaagtcaacagtatttatggagcactttcaaacagccatcgctgcatacaaagtggtgTACATGGAgcagcacaataaacagtaagacaaatcggtaataaaggcggtagaaagcaccaaacagtaaaaccaagaacaaaactaagtcatgctgagtcgaatgccaaacaaTACAAGTCTAATTGAACGCTATCAGGATGCAGGAGAATAATTCTGCCTTTGGAGAACCAATGTTTAGGATTTATCGTCTTCCACGTGAACCAACATAAGCACTcccttggaatttttttttaattaagaattCAAAATAACACGACTCAAGTAATACTAAAAAAAGAGCCATCCAAATAATTAGGTGAGTAAGTATTCATTTGTCACTGTCctgtgacaaacatttttttaatttgtaaaatGTTTACATGAATGCATGTGGCACGGTGGGCAACtgcttagcacgtccacctcacagtgtagaggttgtgggttcgaatcTGGccccttcctgtgtgcagtttgcatgttctctgtcTGCTTGAGTAGGTTTTGGcagggtagtccggtttcctcccacgttctgaaaacatgcatggcatgttaaTGGATTAATCAAAATCTTCCCTAggcgtgactgtgagtgtgaatgtgaatggttgtttctctatgtgtgccctgcgattgtctggccagcagttcaaggtgtaccacaCCTGCTACCTGAAGgaaggtgggataggctccaccacaccCCCAACTCTcgcgaggataagtggatcagataatggatagatagatattaaTGCGTTATGGATAttccattcatgttttgttttgttgacaaaaatggacatacccgtgtttcacaggacagcgatacattgaagaaaaaaaactaatcaagtATTGAGTAGCTAGGAACCtacgtttgatttttttaattagtgcaagtagacaaaaacagaaacagGGAATGTGCAAATGTGTATGCATTATAATTATAGTCATAAATTAATTCTTTGTAAAATGAAGATGAAGGCAACATCGCTATTTTCGTCATTTAAAgtgataaaagaaaataattgtttttaacaCCATTTCAGCAGAAATTAAAGACATCAATAGCCTCATTAACAcgatatttcatttatttttgattttgtgtcGAAAACTGGCGTCAAACATTGGTAATGGCACAATTTTGTCCGCAGGGAGCGCCATATCACCGCAAGTGTACTGGTACGGGACATGATCAGCATGAGACCCTTTGTTTCCAACAAATGGAAATGTGATGCATGTATTGTTGCGTTTCCGTGGTTCTTGAGCTGCtaaattattgtttttctttagtTTTGTCGCCATGAAATACTGTTTAGTTAGCTAACACGACTAGAGAGCAAGAACTGGAACATTTACATTGATTTAGAGAAATACTAAAAGCACAGAATTTAATTAAATGTTGCTTCCTATGTAtctgctgtattttattttaaaaatgaatcacgAGCCATGCACATGACACATAGAGAGCAGCAGCGATTCTCGAAGTGTGTGTAGCTCGTGAAAGAATCACTGCCCGATACCGTTAAGATATAATTAACGTTTAAGAACTGTTTCTTTTAAACATTCCTGCATGTATCAATCATTTTAATCAAATCAGTATCAAaggatttttaatttatttatggcAATGCGTATTGTTACACAGTGGATTAAAATTTAAAGTACTTTTTAGGAATAGAGAGCTGAACGAATCAAATTGAAcgtgtcttttaaaaaaatactttttggtcctaaaaacatgaccaaaataaaaagaaataaaggttCCGTTTTTCAAAAATAGCATTCGTCGTGGGAAACGCGCGACTTGAACTGCACACGGAAGTGTGTTTGTTTCGGTTAATGACGTGTGACGTCACCGTCTCGATTCACCTGTGCGGTGTCGGATTTCAAAGACAAGAGGGCGGAAGAAGGGAGGGAGGCAGGCGGGGAAGATAGCCTGCGGGGAGGACGGCTCGGACGGACGGAAGCTGACCTCTTCAATGGTAGGACTCTCCAACATTTCCACTCACTTGTTGCCCTGAGCATGAATGAAGTCACACTCGCCACTCACTAGCGTACAACTCCAGACGCAACGCGAACGACAATTTTCGTCCTGAACAACGCATTTTGAGTGTTTCGCCAACCCAGTCGACTTGTCATGGACGAAGGTGGCTCCGCGTTGCCCGATTTGAAGGACTTGGAGACCAAGTTGGGTCGCAAAGTTCCCGAAAGTCTCGTTCGCTCGCTTGTGGGGAGCAGACACGACAAGGCGACCCCTACGTCGGCACGTTCCGGACATAATTCCGCGGACTTTGACCGACTGGAGGGTAAACTCCTTTTCCTCAAACAAGAAATGGTGAGTGAAATTATAGTGTGTTCTTCCCAAAAACGGAAATACTGAATCGGAAGTACTACGGAAGAATACTGTCTACTCAATTGTGTTCCTGGGTCGAATTGACTCGGTGTCAGGAATGCAAGAAGAATGTTTTTATGTAATTGTCTTTAGTTGCTCAATTTGATCTGCAACATTTCAAGCGGGTGAGCTGAATTCCAGCAATAACATAATTTGACTGGGTCAAAATTGACCGGCTTGTcagaaatgcaaaaacaatgtttttatgtCACTAACTTAAGTTGGTCAATTTGACCTACAACATCTCATATGTGTGAACCAAATGACAGCAAGAAAATAATTTGTCACACATGCAGAGGCACAATTTATATATCATTATCCTTAAAAGGTCAGTTGAGCTGCTGCATATGAAGCGTGTTGTATAAGAACTGTAATGTttgtgggtcaaattgacccttgTGTCAGAAATGTAAGACTACTGTTTATATGTTTTTAACTTAAACGGATCAATTTGACGAGCAATATGTGAAGTGGGTTTAAAGACAGCGATAATAATGTtcctgggtcaaaatgacccggaTGTCAAAATTGCAACACTTTACATTTCATGAATCTAAATAGATCTATTTGAcctgcaaaatgtaaaaatgttccaTTTAAGGAACAGCAATGTTCCTGGGTCAGATGGACCCTTGGGGGTCATTAATGGTAAAACAAACGTTTCAGTCAATTATTTAGTACTATACTTCTCATGCATGAAGTTTTTTGGGATTAGATACAAGTGGCGCAAACGGCATATTAAACTTTGATGATAAGAATGATGTTTGAGTTTCGaatatgtattatttttgtaaatttccccagtgtgggacgaataaaggatatcttatcttattgagtTGAGAAATTGTGACATCAcactgcatggaaaaaaaacgtaacCTGTACATTCTTGTATCGTTTCTCACAATTTGCATTGCGGTTTCGGTATCAAGATGCAAAGATTCCTGCACGATTCATGAGCCAATAGCAACTTTATTCAAGCTCGACAAAGCCCAGGTGTTGTTCAAGGCTACAAAAAGTATTTGGCCCCCTAGGCAGatggctttcaaaactttgattTGAGCTGATGTTCTTGGTCGATATGACAGCAAACATGACCTGTTTGTATTCAGTCGAGTCCAAATCCATGATACTGTCTATTTCCTGGCtgcacctttgtttttttttttttttttttggtctctcttCAAGAGTCTCTAATTGTTTCTCAGCGCCAGACACCCGTTTGGTAGGCGTGTCAATCACAAATTAACCCACAAAACTCCTCCAGGCGCCAACCGAAAAGATGCAGGAACTTTGCCATTTGGGTTCGTAGCGACCGTTTCCATTGTCCCAGAGatttaattcaacatttttttcttctctattaTTACAAATATACCGAGGTActtattttttgtaattcatATATTTGGGCATTCCAAAAGCCTCCCtgaattcattttaattcattttgcttGTCATCTTTTGACATTGACCCCCAAGCGAAACAAACTGTTTAAAATCCTTCCCCCCCATGGTGCGACACAGGCGAACCTGCGCGCCATCGACGTGGACCTGATGCAGCAGCTCATGTCCATCAACGAGGGCATCGAATCCATCCGCTGGGTGATGGACGACAAAGGCGACACGGTCAGCCAAGACGGCAGCCTGACGGGCAGCCTCTACACCCTGTCGGACAGCCAGGACGGCGCCTCGCTGCCGGGTAGCCTCAGCAGCTTGAACGACGCCAACAGCGACGAACTGGACGCGCTGTCTGTGGGCAGCTACCTGGACACGCTCGCCGACGACCTCCGGGAAGACCTTTCGCCAACCAACCTGGACTGCTTTGTTGATAAATCCGTAATAGACGGCGACGCCTTCTGCAAATCGCCGGTGAAACTGAGCGTGCAATCCGATGAATACTACTGCTTTGGATAAGGATGATTTTTAGCGGCCATAGGTGCCatttcgtgtatgtgtgtgtgtggtcgcgAATTAACATCGCTGACTCACCCGTGTGACTTTTAGTTTTACTTTGAAACTAGCCACACCTCA
This window of the Hippocampus zosterae strain Florida chromosome 1, ASM2543408v3, whole genome shotgun sequence genome carries:
- the LOC127605103 gene encoding 5,6-dihydroxyindole-2-carboxylic acid oxidase-like; protein product: MWRSCCLLVVLGSLPVGAQFPRECVTPEGLQSGQCCPSPPGLDAGPCGSSAGRGQCTTIAADARPHGPQYPHDGRDDRERWPVRFFNRTCRCSGNFSGYNCGRCRHGWSGVNCDQRVSVVRRNVMQLNAAEKRAFVNALDQAKRTVHPDLVIATRRHAEILGPDGNSTRFENISIYNYFVWSHYYSVGKTFLGAGQPSFGGVDFSHEGPGFVTWHRYHLLQLERDMQDMLQEPTFALPYWNFAIGGSTCDICTDDLMGARSSFDADSLSPNSVFSQWRVICESVADYDTLGTICNSTETSPIRRNPGGNVNRPMVQRLPEPQDVADCLQVSTFDTAPFYSTSSESFRNTIEGYSAPQGNYDPAVRSLHNLAHLFLNGTGGQTHLSPNDPIFVLLHTYTDAIFDEWLRRHSPGSAVYPDQNAPIGHNRGYNMVPFWPPVTNAEMFVTAPENLGYSYEAEWPGQPFTLTEMITMGIIAALVVVGAIFVATTCAVRARSRKVEGFQPLLGDQYQRYDDGKSQSAL
- the LOC127605285 gene encoding leucine rich adaptor protein 1-like — encoded protein: MDEGGSALPDLKDLETKLGRKVPESLVRSLVGSRHDKATPTSARSGHNSADFDRLEGKLLFLKQEMANLRAIDVDLMQQLMSINEGIESIRWVMDDKGDTVSQDGSLTGSLYTLSDSQDGASLPGSLSSLNDANSDELDALSVGSYLDTLADDLREDLSPTNLDCFVDKSVIDGDAFCKSPVKLSVQSDEYYCFG